One genomic region from Arthrobacter sp. YN encodes:
- a CDS encoding patatin-like phospholipase family protein, with product MKHTAKRSLVLAGGGMRVAWQAGVVKALTEEGLEFQHVDGTSGGILTAGMILSGVSPEEMCARWSGVDVKDFGSALPVGDYLKGPWSLPAVGDADGILGKVFPALGINDATIRARAAEPDAVEGSFNVVEFTGKRCHAIDATDIDAGLMAAGMSLPIFLTPLRRDGKVWTDAVWIRDANVAEALRRGADEVWLVWCIGNTPYWGDGPLEQYVHMIEMSAMGALLADFDAADAAGRDFVLHVVRPRHPLPLDPEFYLGRIDADTLIGMGYRDARAYLDSMTDAGLAKDANCTAMTEPAPGVRINDTLRGELDGSPVTFKATVVLPSDPGDEAPQLSGYLEHSRFGRVFLAGGRVETHGDDVTYRARIRVDGGWQSLVVTRTLRDDPGPDAWADSRRARLEVGGLVTDLTMSLADAGGLLASVEPVGAHGLVDRAGAVAGFTGNGFREFLRRY from the coding sequence ATGAAACACACGGCAAAGCGTTCCCTGGTCCTCGCCGGTGGCGGCATGCGGGTGGCTTGGCAGGCCGGAGTGGTGAAGGCGCTCACCGAGGAAGGCCTGGAATTCCAGCACGTTGACGGCACCTCCGGCGGGATCCTCACGGCCGGCATGATTCTCTCCGGCGTCTCGCCGGAGGAAATGTGTGCCCGGTGGTCGGGCGTCGACGTCAAGGACTTCGGCTCAGCACTGCCCGTGGGCGACTATCTCAAGGGTCCGTGGTCGTTGCCCGCCGTTGGCGACGCGGACGGGATCCTCGGCAAGGTCTTCCCCGCCTTGGGCATCAACGACGCCACCATCCGGGCCCGCGCAGCGGAACCGGACGCCGTCGAGGGTTCCTTCAACGTGGTGGAGTTCACCGGGAAGCGCTGCCACGCCATCGACGCCACGGACATTGATGCCGGGCTCATGGCTGCCGGCATGTCACTTCCGATCTTCCTGACGCCCCTGCGCCGGGACGGAAAGGTCTGGACCGACGCCGTCTGGATCAGGGACGCCAACGTGGCCGAAGCGCTGCGGCGTGGGGCCGACGAAGTGTGGCTGGTCTGGTGCATCGGAAATACGCCCTACTGGGGCGACGGACCGCTGGAACAGTACGTGCACATGATCGAGATGAGTGCCATGGGCGCCCTCCTGGCTGATTTCGATGCTGCCGACGCCGCTGGTCGCGATTTTGTGCTGCACGTAGTCCGTCCCCGGCATCCCCTTCCTCTGGATCCGGAGTTCTACCTGGGCAGGATCGACGCCGATACGCTGATCGGCATGGGCTACAGGGACGCCCGAGCCTACCTCGATTCGATGACTGACGCCGGCTTGGCCAAGGATGCCAACTGCACGGCGATGACAGAACCTGCGCCGGGTGTCCGCATCAACGACACGCTCCGGGGCGAACTGGACGGATCGCCCGTGACGTTCAAAGCCACGGTGGTCCTTCCCTCCGATCCCGGGGACGAAGCGCCGCAGCTCAGTGGCTATCTGGAACACTCCCGGTTCGGGCGGGTCTTCCTGGCGGGCGGGCGCGTAGAGACCCACGGCGACGACGTCACCTACCGTGCCCGCATAAGGGTCGACGGCGGCTGGCAGAGTCTTGTGGTGACCCGCACGTTACGCGATGACCCGGGACCGGATGCCTGGGCGGATTCGCGGCGAGCCAGGCTGGAAGTGGGTGGACTGGTTACCGATCTGACCATGAGCCTGGCCGATGCCGGCGGCCTTCTGGCTTCCGTTGAACCCGTGGGCGCCCACGGACTCGTGGACCGCGCAGGCGCGGTGGCAGGCTTCACGGGGAACGGTTTCCGCGA
- a CDS encoding DUF1772 domain-containing protein encodes MNWLLLLNALYFLFGATMYVGTMWVLKFFLYPTWESLARDNVDMHFGIPTRAATKFFTIVVPVMFISGGILVWSEWGTVRVIPAIICLLGIIVLTWVGQGIIIPINVRIRGGDFADDAELRSLLKRWMMLNDIRFYVSTLTWAAMVWLLVDRGRLLESYA; translated from the coding sequence GTGAACTGGCTGCTCCTGCTCAACGCCCTCTACTTCCTCTTCGGAGCCACCATGTATGTGGGCACCATGTGGGTCCTCAAGTTCTTCCTCTACCCCACCTGGGAATCGTTGGCCCGGGACAACGTGGACATGCACTTCGGCATCCCCACCCGGGCTGCCACCAAGTTTTTCACCATCGTGGTGCCCGTCATGTTCATCTCCGGCGGCATTCTCGTGTGGTCCGAATGGGGAACCGTCCGGGTCATCCCCGCCATCATTTGCCTGCTGGGAATCATCGTCCTGACCTGGGTGGGCCAAGGGATCATCATCCCCATCAACGTCCGGATCCGTGGCGGCGACTTCGCGGACGATGCCGAGCTCCGGTCGCTGCTCAAACGCTGGATGATGCTCAACGACATCCGTTTCTACGTCTCCACCCTGACCTGGGCCGCCATGGTCTGGCTGTTGGTGGACCGCGGCCGGCTGCTGGAGTCCTACGCGTGA
- a CDS encoding FAD-dependent oxidoreductase, whose protein sequence is MDSETNLPIAVIGAGPVGLATAAHLLERGLEPVIFEAGSTAGAAIEQWRHIRLFSPWRFNLDDAAVRLLEPTSWESPRPTALPYGGELIDNYLTPLAGTPQIASRLQTGSRVIAVTRQGMDKTHVRDRDTTPFVVRVEHDGGETRDHTVAAVIDASGTWSTRNPLGTSGLPAIGESTAADRISSPLPDVIGRDRAAFAGRRALVVGAGHSAANTLINLADLAKDEPDTRILWAVRGNSAEKVYGGGDADGLPARGQLGSRLRRLVEAGTIELHTGFGIAALKNLDSHVSVEAVDGRTIDADVIVPCTGFRPDLEILRELRLDLDPAVESPTELGPLIDPEFHSCGTVPAHGAKVLAHPEKDFYIVGMKSYGRAPTFLLATGYEQVRSVAAALAGDQESADTVHLELPETGVCSADAGTSCDVPAPVTTASQEPESGCCSTPEPAFVGFPTGLAHGRSGTTN, encoded by the coding sequence ATGGATTCAGAGACGAACCTTCCCATAGCAGTGATCGGCGCAGGCCCGGTAGGACTCGCCACCGCGGCCCACCTGCTCGAACGCGGACTCGAACCGGTCATCTTCGAAGCCGGCTCCACCGCCGGTGCCGCCATCGAACAATGGCGGCACATCCGGCTGTTTTCCCCCTGGCGGTTCAACCTCGACGACGCCGCCGTCCGCCTGCTCGAACCCACCAGCTGGGAATCACCCCGCCCCACCGCACTGCCCTACGGCGGCGAACTCATCGACAACTACCTCACCCCGTTGGCGGGTACACCCCAGATCGCTTCCCGGCTCCAGACTGGCTCCCGTGTGATCGCCGTGACCCGGCAGGGCATGGACAAAACCCACGTCCGGGACCGTGACACCACCCCCTTCGTTGTCCGGGTTGAGCACGACGGCGGAGAAACACGGGACCACACCGTCGCTGCCGTCATCGACGCCTCCGGCACCTGGTCCACCCGCAACCCGCTCGGCACCTCCGGCCTGCCCGCCATCGGCGAGAGCACGGCAGCTGACCGGATCTCCTCGCCCCTGCCCGACGTTATTGGCCGCGACCGCGCCGCTTTCGCCGGCCGCCGCGCCCTCGTCGTCGGGGCCGGCCACTCGGCAGCGAACACCCTGATCAACCTCGCAGACCTCGCCAAGGACGAACCCGATACCCGCATCCTGTGGGCCGTCCGCGGCAACTCCGCCGAGAAGGTCTACGGCGGCGGTGACGCCGACGGGCTCCCTGCACGCGGCCAGCTCGGCTCCCGCCTCCGCCGCCTGGTCGAAGCCGGCACCATCGAACTGCACACCGGGTTCGGCATCGCAGCCCTGAAAAACCTCGACTCGCACGTGAGCGTCGAAGCCGTCGATGGACGCACCATCGACGCCGACGTCATCGTCCCCTGCACCGGCTTCCGCCCGGACCTGGAGATCCTGCGGGAACTACGCCTGGACCTGGACCCCGCCGTTGAATCCCCCACCGAGCTCGGCCCGCTGATCGACCCTGAATTCCACTCCTGCGGCACGGTCCCGGCGCACGGCGCGAAGGTTCTGGCCCACCCCGAAAAAGACTTCTACATCGTCGGGATGAAGTCCTACGGCCGGGCACCGACCTTCCTCCTCGCCACCGGCTACGAGCAAGTCCGTTCCGTCGCCGCAGCCCTCGCCGGCGACCAGGAATCAGCGGACACCGTCCACCTTGAACTGCCCGAAACGGGGGTCTGCTCCGCGGACGCCGGTACCAGCTGCGACGTTCCCGCCCCTGTCACCACCGCGTCGCAGGAGCCCGAGTCAGGCTGCTGCTCCACGCCAGAACCGGCATTCGTCGGCTTCCCGACCGGGCTCGCACACGGCCGATCCGGCACCACCAACTAA
- a CDS encoding arsenate-mycothiol transferase ArsC — protein MTSEHPAVLFVCSKNGGKSQLAAALMRELAGDDVAVYSAGTKPGAALNAQSVESLAELGIDVTGEYPKPVTDEVLNTVDAVIVLGTEAKLDPPTGKRFEIWETDEPSERGIEGMDRMRLVRDDIKTRVQTLYSDLTTT, from the coding sequence ATGACCTCAGAACATCCCGCCGTCCTGTTCGTCTGCAGCAAGAACGGCGGCAAATCCCAGCTCGCCGCAGCTCTCATGCGAGAACTGGCCGGGGATGACGTCGCCGTCTACTCAGCCGGAACAAAGCCCGGCGCGGCTTTGAACGCCCAGTCCGTGGAATCCCTGGCCGAACTGGGCATCGACGTCACCGGCGAGTATCCCAAACCGGTCACCGACGAAGTCCTCAACACCGTGGACGCCGTCATCGTTCTCGGAACCGAAGCCAAACTCGACCCACCGACCGGGAAACGCTTCGAAATCTGGGAAACCGACGAACCCTCAGAACGTGGCATCGAAGGCATGGATCGCATGCGCCTGGTCCGCGACGACATCAAAACCCGCGTCCAAACCCTCTACAGCGACCTCACGACAACCTAA
- a CDS encoding esterase, producing the protein MTITRAEHRTEVIPLRARDNTPLSLVHVTSPLEAVKGPVILVHGSGVRAELFRPPVRTTIVDVLLEDGWDVWMLNWRASIDLDPLSWTLADAAVYDHPSAVEHVLNATGAETMKAVIHCQGSTSFTMSAVAGLLPQVDTIVSNAVSLHPVVPAFSRLKINYLTPVVKAFTPYLSPAWGYKSQGYFTRAIRGLVKATHHECDNTVCKMVSFTYGSGRPALWSHENLDDATHQWLTGEFAEVPVTFFEEMGRSIKAGHMVAAGEHPELPDNLVAEAPQTDARFAFIAGLDNLCFLPESQQRTYEFFQKHRPGKDSLHLIPGYGHLDVFFGEHAWQDTFPIIVDELNRTPESKP; encoded by the coding sequence ATGACCATCACCCGTGCCGAGCACAGGACCGAGGTCATTCCTCTCCGTGCCCGGGACAACACGCCCTTGAGCCTGGTCCACGTCACTTCACCCCTTGAAGCGGTCAAAGGGCCGGTAATTCTGGTTCACGGTTCCGGAGTGCGGGCCGAGCTGTTCAGGCCGCCGGTCCGCACCACCATCGTCGATGTCCTCCTCGAAGACGGCTGGGATGTTTGGATGCTGAACTGGCGGGCATCGATCGACCTTGATCCCCTGTCCTGGACGCTTGCCGACGCCGCCGTGTATGACCATCCGTCCGCCGTCGAGCACGTCCTGAATGCTACCGGCGCGGAGACCATGAAAGCCGTGATCCATTGCCAGGGCTCTACGTCGTTCACGATGTCGGCCGTGGCGGGGCTGCTGCCGCAGGTGGACACCATCGTGTCCAACGCAGTGTCCCTGCACCCCGTCGTGCCGGCGTTCTCGCGGCTGAAAATCAACTACCTCACGCCCGTGGTCAAAGCCTTCACGCCGTACCTGTCGCCGGCGTGGGGGTACAAGTCCCAGGGCTACTTCACCCGGGCCATCCGGGGCCTGGTCAAAGCCACCCACCATGAATGCGACAACACCGTCTGCAAGATGGTCAGCTTCACCTACGGCAGCGGCCGCCCCGCGCTCTGGTCCCATGAGAACCTCGACGACGCCACCCACCAATGGCTCACCGGCGAGTTCGCCGAGGTGCCCGTGACGTTCTTCGAGGAAATGGGCCGCAGCATCAAAGCCGGGCACATGGTGGCCGCCGGCGAGCATCCGGAATTGCCGGACAACCTGGTGGCCGAAGCCCCGCAGACCGATGCGAGGTTCGCGTTCATCGCTGGTCTGGACAACCTGTGCTTCCTGCCCGAAAGCCAGCAACGCACCTACGAATTCTTCCAGAAGCACCGCCCCGGGAAGGATTCACTCCACCTCATCCCCGGCTACGGCCACTTGGACGTCTTCTTCGGCGAGCACGCCTGGCAGGACACCTTCCCCATCATCGTCGACGAACTGAACCGAACCCCGGAGTCGAAGCCATGA
- a CDS encoding arsenate reductase ArsC, translated as MTDHQETTLGLQDNTEVLHRISDRLAGRYAGIFAAETVERYVFESYTALARTAKVSAYLPATTEHFANDRLHALAKSKGSLASEIPEVLFVCVQNAGRSQMAAALLTVEAKGKIRVRSAGSLPASELDANVVTVMNEMGLDLGKEYPKPLTDDVVRASDVVITMGCGDSCPIYPGKRYEDWELTDPADQPLDTVRTIRDEIHDRVKNLVASLTKEAAL; from the coding sequence ATGACCGACCACCAGGAAACCACGCTGGGCCTGCAGGACAACACCGAAGTACTCCACCGCATCAGTGACCGGCTCGCCGGACGTTACGCAGGGATCTTCGCCGCAGAAACCGTCGAGCGCTACGTCTTCGAGTCCTACACCGCACTGGCCCGAACCGCGAAGGTCAGCGCCTACCTGCCCGCGACCACCGAGCACTTCGCCAACGACAGGCTCCACGCCCTGGCCAAGTCAAAGGGCTCCCTCGCCTCGGAGATCCCGGAGGTGTTGTTCGTCTGCGTACAGAACGCCGGCCGCTCCCAAATGGCCGCGGCCCTGCTCACGGTCGAAGCCAAAGGCAAAATCCGCGTCCGCTCCGCCGGGTCCCTGCCCGCATCAGAACTCGACGCCAACGTGGTGACAGTTATGAACGAGATGGGCTTGGATCTGGGCAAGGAATACCCCAAACCGCTCACCGACGACGTCGTCCGAGCCTCCGACGTGGTCATCACCATGGGCTGCGGCGACTCCTGCCCGATCTACCCCGGCAAACGCTACGAAGACTGGGAACTCACCGACCCCGCTGACCAGCCCCTCGACACCGTCCGGACCATCCGCGATGAAATCCACGACCGTGTTAAGAACCTGGTCGCCTCCCTGACGAAAGAAGCCGCACTCTAA
- a CDS encoding dihydrofolate reductase family protein translates to MSRVTCDLTVSLDGFVAGPNQSLDKPLGERGESLHRWQFEEREASAAEIAGILEAGAYIMGRNMFAGPGSGPWDQEWRGWWGEEPPYHAPVFVLTHHQREPLAMEGGTTFHFVTDGIESALAQAREAAGDRDVAIAGGAQTARQYLSAGLMDELRLHISPVILGDGERLLDGVGDVTLEPIEARGTGLVTHVRYRVQR, encoded by the coding sequence ATGAGCCGTGTCACGTGTGATTTGACTGTTTCCCTTGACGGATTTGTTGCCGGGCCCAACCAGTCCCTGGACAAGCCGCTGGGGGAGCGCGGCGAGAGCCTGCACCGTTGGCAGTTCGAGGAGCGGGAGGCCAGCGCAGCTGAGATCGCGGGCATCCTCGAAGCTGGTGCTTACATCATGGGCCGGAACATGTTCGCCGGTCCCGGATCGGGCCCGTGGGATCAGGAATGGCGCGGCTGGTGGGGTGAGGAACCGCCGTATCATGCACCTGTTTTCGTCCTGACCCATCACCAGCGCGAGCCGCTGGCGATGGAAGGTGGCACCACTTTTCACTTCGTCACTGACGGCATCGAATCGGCCTTGGCCCAGGCCCGGGAAGCCGCCGGGGACAGGGATGTGGCGATTGCGGGGGGAGCGCAAACCGCTCGTCAGTATCTCTCCGCAGGACTCATGGACGAACTGCGGCTTCACATCTCGCCGGTGATCCTGGGTGATGGCGAACGGCTGCTCGACGGCGTTGGGGACGTGACGCTTGAACCGATCGAAGCGCGCGGGACCGGACTCGTCACCCACGTGCGGTATCGGGTGCAGCGCTGA
- a CDS encoding LexA family protein, producing MGVIVGPRVIDAGFSLMSVLLAPLPVAAGYPSPAQDYFDGRIDLNEHLIKDVTSTFVVRVTGQSMEGAGISDGDELIVNRALEPRDGSVVVAVLDGELTIKRLRVTPSGVILQADNPKYPDIRVPALSELTIWGVATTCLHHI from the coding sequence GTGGGCGTGATAGTCGGCCCCCGCGTGATAGATGCGGGCTTTTCCCTGATGTCGGTTTTGCTGGCACCTCTCCCGGTGGCGGCCGGGTATCCGTCGCCGGCGCAGGACTATTTTGATGGCCGGATCGATCTCAACGAGCACCTTATCAAGGACGTCACCAGCACTTTTGTGGTCAGGGTGACGGGGCAGTCCATGGAAGGTGCCGGGATCAGTGATGGTGACGAGCTGATCGTCAACCGTGCGCTGGAGCCCAGGGATGGGTCCGTCGTCGTGGCTGTCCTCGATGGTGAACTGACCATCAAAAGGCTCCGCGTCACGCCTTCGGGAGTGATCCTCCAAGCAGACAATCCCAAGTATCCGGACATCCGCGTGCCGGCCCTTTCCGAACTCACCATCTGGGGAGTTGCCACCACGTGCCTGCACCACATCTGA
- a CDS encoding GMC oxidoreductase — MGRLGTGNSGDAGSEPASDPPRHRGSGIEKVDAVVVGSGFGGSVAALRLAEAGQSVVLMERGKPYPPGSFARSPSEMGRNFWDPDRGLYGLFDAWTFRGTEGLVSSGLGGGSLIYANVLLRKDEKWFVNESPIPGGGYENWPFTRADLDPYYDAAEAMLQPVPYPYKDTAKTLAMEKSAANLGLSITRPPIAVTFSAAPDTEPLTNHALPLPGYGSIHGPATVRTTCTLSGECDIGCNAGAKNTLDHNYVSAAAFRGADVRTFHDVRGIRPLDSGTQGGGYEVRYVVHHPDRHAELLTERIIHCRRLILGAGTFGTNFLLLRNRGSLPALSDALGTRFSGNGDLLTFIMGAKTPPANGSRPGVRTLTGSRGPVITTAIRVPDSNDDDGDGRGYYVEDAGYPAFMNWLMETAQLRTTMKRTVKVAGQLLKDRLFDAGRSNVSADLAAALGDGRLSSSSVPLLGMGRDIPDGVMTLRDGRLAIAWTMATSKEYFGRVRETMEAISKDLDGDFIDNPLWWAKRVITVHPIGGAPSGRHPGEAVCDSYGEVFGYPGLFVVDGAAMPGPVGANPSLTIAAFAERTCAHIIENADKARHRGIRPEDAEGSGGPSEKVAVEREAAGAVVDVGASAPRALAPDATKGKAAPEEQPASAVSEMPQVRSRGLGRPGAPDAPDQETTSVRFTEQMHGWFSPGITDPEKGRSLGRDRSRKIMFELTIIAQDMEAFATDPNHPAKAEGYVLADYFGGRMPVERGWFNLFVQDASDDGAPARRMLYRLWLRDPGGTPFTFTGHKLIHNEAGSDLWADTTTLYATILRGHVPPDVVPPDTEQPAASGAAQAGVVGAGILYIRPLDFARQLTTFRAEGPAPAAGLVTFGKLFAGELWQVYGQGLRRVPFPFTSKQ; from the coding sequence ATGGGTCGTCTGGGGACCGGGAACAGTGGGGATGCGGGGTCTGAGCCCGCGTCTGATCCGCCACGCCACCGTGGCAGTGGCATCGAAAAAGTCGACGCCGTGGTGGTGGGCTCCGGCTTTGGAGGTTCCGTTGCGGCGCTTCGACTGGCCGAGGCCGGACAGTCCGTTGTGCTCATGGAGCGGGGCAAACCGTACCCGCCGGGCAGCTTCGCGCGCTCGCCGTCGGAGATGGGCCGCAACTTCTGGGATCCGGACCGCGGCTTGTACGGACTCTTTGATGCCTGGACGTTCCGCGGCACGGAGGGACTGGTGTCCAGCGGGTTGGGCGGCGGCTCACTCATCTATGCCAATGTCCTCCTGCGCAAGGACGAAAAGTGGTTCGTGAACGAGTCCCCCATCCCCGGCGGTGGTTACGAGAACTGGCCCTTCACCCGGGCTGACCTTGATCCTTATTACGATGCCGCCGAAGCCATGCTGCAGCCTGTCCCGTACCCCTACAAGGACACCGCGAAGACCCTTGCCATGGAGAAGTCCGCCGCGAATCTGGGACTGTCCATCACCCGACCCCCCATTGCGGTCACGTTCTCAGCGGCGCCTGACACGGAGCCGCTGACCAATCACGCTTTGCCCCTGCCCGGCTACGGCAGCATCCACGGTCCCGCCACGGTGCGGACCACCTGCACGCTCAGCGGTGAATGCGACATCGGATGCAACGCCGGCGCCAAGAACACGCTGGACCACAACTACGTCTCAGCAGCGGCCTTCAGGGGTGCCGACGTCCGAACGTTCCACGACGTCCGCGGTATCCGGCCCCTGGACTCTGGGACGCAGGGCGGTGGCTATGAAGTCCGCTACGTGGTGCACCACCCGGATCGCCACGCCGAACTTCTGACAGAGCGCATCATCCATTGCCGCCGGCTCATCCTGGGTGCCGGCACGTTCGGCACCAACTTCCTCCTGCTCCGCAACCGTGGCTCACTTCCGGCGCTCAGCGACGCCCTGGGCACCCGTTTCAGCGGCAACGGCGACCTTTTGACGTTCATCATGGGCGCCAAGACTCCCCCGGCCAACGGCTCACGCCCGGGTGTCCGCACGTTGACCGGCAGTCGCGGCCCCGTGATCACCACAGCCATCAGGGTCCCGGATTCGAACGACGACGACGGCGATGGTCGCGGCTACTACGTGGAGGATGCCGGGTATCCGGCTTTCATGAACTGGCTCATGGAAACAGCCCAGCTGCGCACCACCATGAAGCGGACCGTGAAAGTGGCCGGGCAGCTGCTCAAGGACAGGCTGTTCGACGCCGGCCGTTCCAACGTATCCGCCGACCTCGCCGCAGCATTGGGCGACGGCCGATTGTCGTCCAGTTCGGTGCCCCTGCTGGGAATGGGAAGGGACATTCCCGACGGCGTCATGACCCTTCGCGACGGGAGGCTGGCCATCGCCTGGACCATGGCGACGTCCAAGGAGTACTTCGGCCGCGTCCGCGAAACCATGGAGGCGATTTCCAAGGACCTGGACGGGGACTTCATTGACAACCCCCTGTGGTGGGCCAAGCGCGTCATTACGGTTCACCCCATTGGAGGAGCCCCCTCCGGCCGTCATCCGGGGGAAGCAGTCTGCGATTCGTATGGCGAGGTGTTCGGATACCCGGGATTATTCGTGGTTGATGGAGCCGCGATGCCTGGTCCGGTGGGCGCCAACCCATCCCTGACCATCGCGGCGTTCGCAGAACGTACCTGCGCCCACATCATCGAGAACGCGGACAAGGCGCGTCACCGGGGTATCCGTCCGGAAGATGCGGAGGGCTCCGGCGGGCCCAGTGAAAAGGTGGCCGTTGAGCGGGAGGCAGCCGGCGCCGTCGTCGATGTCGGTGCATCCGCTCCGCGCGCGTTGGCGCCGGACGCTACCAAGGGCAAGGCGGCACCAGAGGAACAGCCTGCGAGCGCAGTGTCTGAGATGCCTCAGGTGCGCAGCCGCGGGCTCGGCAGGCCTGGCGCTCCCGACGCTCCTGATCAGGAGACCACGTCCGTGCGGTTCACCGAGCAGATGCACGGTTGGTTCAGTCCCGGCATCACCGATCCGGAAAAGGGGCGGAGCCTGGGCCGGGACCGCAGCCGGAAGATCATGTTCGAGCTGACCATTATCGCCCAGGACATGGAGGCGTTCGCGACCGATCCGAACCACCCGGCTAAAGCTGAGGGCTACGTCCTGGCGGACTACTTTGGTGGCCGGATGCCGGTAGAGCGGGGCTGGTTCAATCTGTTTGTGCAGGACGCGTCCGACGACGGCGCACCAGCCAGGCGCATGCTCTACCGGTTGTGGCTGCGGGACCCGGGCGGCACGCCGTTCACTTTCACCGGGCACAAACTGATCCATAACGAGGCTGGTTCCGACCTCTGGGCGGACACCACCACCCTGTACGCCACCATCCTCCGTGGCCATGTGCCGCCGGATGTTGTGCCGCCGGATACCGAACAGCCTGCTGCAAGCGGCGCTGCCCAAGCAGGCGTCGTTGGCGCCGGCATCCTCTACATCCGGCCTCTCGACTTCGCCAGGCAACTCACCACGTTCCGGGCCGAAGGACCGGCCCCGGCCGCAGGCTTGGTGACCTTCGGGAAGCTGTTCGCCGGCGAACTCTGGCAGGTCTACGGGCAGGGCCTCAGACGTGTCCCGTTCCCGTTCACGTCAAAGCAATGA
- a CDS encoding acetoacetate decarboxylase family protein, with protein sequence MKNLTELAVPLLKLLPSPVPRRQERLRGQHAFADGIKYVMPVNSDDSPVLMAAFPINKRAAAAALPGSEMRPFTLGGKGLLVVTVVNYKSTDIGKYIEYSLAIAITHGSRPAPPILPLLFQKTFKLGQFVVDLPVSSEVSVKGGKGIWGMPKHQANLDFVVTDTTVSAQYDKDGQLGCYIEIERPAAPGATQLPLKLAASNYCVFRNMLWKSDIYFEATGDIALGAQAKARLILGDAPGVEPLKDLQVESKPVFTAWLPQAHGVLDDHYEAWFLTAPTQLEAVALRGGDMMDSVVDLGQGQEWLAPPDRSRIPGAAAPSAGPRGGAQ encoded by the coding sequence ATGAAAAACCTCACCGAACTGGCCGTACCCTTGCTCAAGCTCCTCCCGTCACCTGTTCCGCGGAGGCAGGAACGGCTTCGCGGGCAGCATGCGTTCGCGGACGGGATCAAATACGTCATGCCGGTCAATTCCGATGACTCGCCGGTGCTGATGGCGGCCTTCCCCATCAATAAGCGCGCAGCCGCCGCTGCACTCCCCGGTTCGGAAATGCGGCCGTTCACCCTCGGCGGCAAAGGGCTGCTGGTGGTGACAGTGGTCAACTACAAATCCACGGACATCGGCAAGTACATCGAGTACTCCCTGGCCATCGCCATCACGCATGGCAGCAGGCCTGCCCCGCCCATCCTTCCGCTGCTTTTCCAAAAAACGTTCAAGCTCGGCCAGTTCGTGGTGGACCTGCCCGTCAGTTCCGAAGTCTCCGTCAAAGGGGGCAAAGGAATCTGGGGCATGCCCAAACACCAGGCCAACCTGGACTTCGTGGTTACGGACACCACCGTGTCAGCCCAATACGACAAGGACGGCCAGTTGGGTTGCTACATCGAAATTGAACGGCCGGCGGCACCAGGGGCAACCCAGCTTCCCCTCAAACTTGCCGCGTCCAACTACTGCGTGTTCCGGAACATGCTCTGGAAATCGGACATCTACTTCGAAGCCACCGGGGACATCGCCCTCGGCGCCCAGGCCAAGGCCCGTCTTATCCTCGGTGACGCGCCCGGCGTCGAACCTCTAAAGGACCTGCAAGTAGAGAGCAAACCGGTGTTCACCGCCTGGCTGCCCCAAGCCCACGGGGTCCTGGATGACCACTACGAAGCGTGGTTCCTCACTGCTCCCACCCAGTTGGAGGCCGTGGCCCTTCGCGGCGGGGACATGATGGACAGCGTGGTGGACCTGGGCCAAGGGCAGGAATGGCTGGCACCACCGGACCGGAGCCGGATCCCGGGCGCTGCCGCACCAAGTGCCGGCCCCCGTGGTGGTGCCCAGTGA